One window of the Triticum dicoccoides isolate Atlit2015 ecotype Zavitan chromosome 3B, WEW_v2.0, whole genome shotgun sequence genome contains the following:
- the LOC119276523 gene encoding brassinosteroid LRR receptor kinase BRI1-like encodes MDSLRLAIAAALLFLAALAAADDAQLLDDFRAALPSRDALDGWAARDGACRFPGAVCRGGRLTSLSLAAVALNADFRAVATTLLQLSAVERLSLRGANVSGALAAAAGARCGSKLQELDLSGNAALRGSVADVAALAASCGGLKTLNLSGDAVGAAKSAGGGGGGQGFAALDALDLSSNKITGDADLRWMVGAGLGSVRWLDLAWNKISGGLSDFTNCSGLQYLDLSGNLIAGDVAAGALSGCRSLRALNLSSNHLAGAFPPNIAGLTSLTALNLSNNNFSGDVPADAFTGLQQLQSLSLSFNHFSGSIADSVAALPDLEVLDLSSNNFSGTIPSTLCQDPNSRLRVLYLQNNYLSGSIPEAVSNCTDLVSLDLSLNYINGSIPESLGELGRLQDLIMWQNLLEGEIPASLSSIPGLEHLILDYNGLTGSIPPELAKCKQLNWISLASNRLSGPIPPWLGKLSNLAILKLSNNSFTGQIPAELGDCKSLVWLDLNSNQLNGSIPPQLAEQSGKMTVGLIIGRPYVYLRNDELSSQCRGKGSLLEFSSIRSEDLGRMPSKKLCNFTRMYMGSTEYTFNKNGSMIFLDLSFNQLDSEIPKELGNMYYLMIMNLGHNLLSGAIPTELAGAKKLAVLDLSYNRLEGPIPSSFSSLSLSEINLSSNQLNGTIPELGSLATFPKSQYENNSGLCGFPLPACEPHTGQGSSNGGQSNRRKASLAGSVAMGLLFSLFCIFGLVIIAIESKKRRQKNDEASTSRDIYIDSRSHSGTMNSNWRLSGTNALSINLAAFEKPLQKLTLGDLVEATNGFHNESLIGSGGFGDVYKATLKDGRVVAIKKLIHVSGQGDREFTAEMETIGKIKHRNLVPLLGYCKIGEERLLMYDFMKFGSLEDVLHDRKKIGIKLNWAARRKIAIGAARGLAFLHHNCIPHIIHRDMKSSNVLVDENLEARVSDFGMARMMSVVDTHLSVSTLAGTPGYVPPEYYQSFRCTTKGDVYSYGVVLLELLTGKPPTDSTDFGEDHNLVGWVKMHTKLKITDVFDPELLKDDPTLELELLEHLKIACACLDDRPSRRPTMLKVMTMFKEIQAGSTVDSKTSSVATGLSDDPGFAVMDMTLKEAKEEKD; translated from the coding sequence ATGGATTCCCTGCGGCTGGCGATAGCGGCCGCGCTCCTCTTCCTGGCGGCGCTCGCGGCCGCCGACGACGCGCAGCTGCTCGACGACTTCAGGGCGGCGCTGCCCAGCCGGGACGCGCTCGACGGCTGGGCCGCGCGCGACGGCGCCTGCAGGTTCCCCGGCGCGGTGTGCAGGGGCGGGCGCCTCACGTCGCTCTCGCTCGCCGCCGTCGCGCTCAATGCCGACTTCCGCGCCGTCGCAACCACCCTGCTGCAGCTCAGCGCCGTCGAGAGGCTCAGCCTCCgcggcgccaacgtcagcggcgcgctCGCCGCCGCGGCCGGCGCCAGGTGCGGCAGCAAGCTGCAGGAGCTCGACCTCTCCGGAAATGCCGCGCTGCGCGGCTCCGTCGCCGACGTGGCCGCGCTCGCCGCCTCCTGCGGCGGGCTCAAGACGTTGAATCTCTCCGGCGATGCGGTTGGTGCCGCCAAGTCcgctggcggtggcggtggcgggcaGGGGTTCGCGGCCCTGGACGCTCTCGACCTGTCCAGCAACAAGATCACCGGAGATGCCGACCTCCGCTGGATGGTGGGTGCCGGCCTCGGCTCTGTCCGGTGGCTGGACCTCGCCTGGAACAAGATCTCCGGCGGCCTCTCGGACTTCACCAACTGCTCCGGGCTGCAGTACCTTGACCTGTCCGGCAACCTcatcgccggcgatgtcgccgccggggCGCTCTCCGGCTGCCGCAGTCTCAGGGCGCTCAACCTCTCCAGCAACCATCTCGCCGGCGCCTTCCCGCCCAACATCGCCGGCCTCACGTCGCTCACCGCCCtcaacctctccaacaacaacttcTCTGGCGACGTCCCCGCCGACGCTTTCACCGGCCTACAGCAGCTCCAGTCGCTGTCCCTCTCTTTCAACCACTTCAGTGGCTCCATCGCTGATTCCGTCGCTGCGCTGCCGGACCTCGAGGTGCTCGACCTCAGCTCCAACAACTTCTCCGGCACCATCCCCTCCACCCTCTGCCAAGATCCCAACTCCAGGCTCCGCGTGCTCTACCTTCAGAACAACTATCTCTCCGGCAGCATCCCGGAGGCCGTctccaactgcaccgacctcgtctccCTCGACCTCAGTCTCAACTACATCAACGGCTCCATCCCGGAGTCCCTCGGCGAGCTTGGCCGCCTCCAGGACCTTATCATGTGGCAGAACTTACTGGAGGGCGAGATACCCGCGTCTCTGTCGAGCATTCCCGGCCTGGAGCATCTCATCCTGGACTACAACGGGCTCACCGGCAGTATCCCGCCGGAGCTGGCCAAGTGCAAGCAGCTCAACTGGATATCCTTGGCAAGCAACCGGCTGTCCGGGCCGATCCCCCCTTGGCTTGGGAAGCTCAGCAACTTGGCAATCTTGAAGCTGAGCAATAATTCCTTCACCGGACAGATACCCGCAGAGCTTGGTGACTGCAAGAGCTTGGTGTGGCTGGACCTCAACAGCAACCAACTTAATGGATCAATTCCACCGCAACTCGCAGAGCAGTCGGGGAAGATGACTGTTGGCCTCATTATTGGGCGGCCCTATGTGTATCTTCGCAACGACGAGCTGAGCAGCCAGTGTCGTGGCAAGGGGAGCTTGCTGGAGTTCTCAAGCATCCGATCCGAGGACCTTGGTCGGATGCCGAGCAAGAAGCTGTGCAACTTCACAAGGATGTACATGGGGAGCACAGAGTACACCTTCAACAAGAATGGCtccatgatatttctggatttgtcGTTTAATCAGCTCGATTCCGAGATACCCAAGGAGCTTGGGAACATGTATTACCTCATGATCATGAATCTTGGGCACAACCTTCTGTCTGGTGCTATCCCGACAGAGCTGGCTGGTGCAAAGAAGCTCGCAGTACTTGACCTTTCATACAACCGGTTGGAAGGGCCGATACCCAGCTCGTTCTCATCACTGTCTTTGTCTGAGATCAATCTGTCGAGTAATCAGCTGAATGGGACAATTCCAGAGCTTGGTTCTCTTGCCACATTCCCAAAGAGCCAGTATGAGAATAACTCTGGTCTCTGTGGCTTTCCACTGCCAGCATGCGAGCCGCATACTGGGCAAGGCTCTTCCAACGGTGGCCAATCCAACCGGAGGAAGGCGTCCCTTGCAGGCAGTGTTGCTATGGGACTCTTGTTCTCGCTCTTCTGTATATTTGGGTTGGTCATCATAGCCATCGAGAGCAAGAAGCGGAGGCAGAAGAATGATGAGGCAAGTACCTCCCGTGATATATACATTGATAGCCGGTCAcattctggcacgatgaattccaaTTGGAGACTCTCCGGGACAAATGCTCTCAGCATCAACCTGGCTGCATTTGAGAAGCCACTGCAGAAACTCACCTTGGGTGATCTTGTTGAGGCCACCAATGGCTTCCACAATGAGAGCTTGATTGGGTCCGGTGGATTTGGTGATGTCTACAAGGCAACGCTCAAGGATGGGAGGGTTGTTGCAATCAAGAAGCTAATACATGTGAGTGGCCAGGGTGACCGGGAGTTCACAGCGGAAATGGAGACCATTGGCAAGATCAAACACCGCAACCTTGTTCCGCTCCTCGGCTACTGCAAGATTGGTGAGGAGCGGCTGCTGATGTATGACTTCATGAAGTTTGGCAGCTTGGAGGATGTGCTGCATGACCGCAAAAAGATTGGGATAAAGCTGAACTGGGCGGCAAGGCGAAAGATTGCAATCGGGGCAGCAAGAGGATTGGCATTCCTCCACCACAACTGCATTCCACACATCATTCACCGAGACATGAAGTCGAGCAATGTGCTCGTTGATGAGAATCTGGAGGCGAGGGTCTCTGATTTCGGCATGGCGAGGATGATGAGTGTGGTGGACACACACCTGAGCGTGTCCACCCTTGCCGGCACGCCGGGGTATGTGCCACCGGAGTACTACCAGAGCTTCCGGTGCACCACCAAGGGCGATGTGTACAGCTACGGCGTTGTATTGCTGGAGCTGCTCACCGGGAAGCCGCCGACGGATTCAACAGATTTTGGCGAGGACCATAATCTTGTGGGATGGGTGAAGATGCACACAAAGTTGAAGATCACGGATGTGTTTGACCCGGAGCTGCTGAAGGACGATCCTACCCTGGAGCTGGAGCTGCTGGAGCATTTGAAAATCGCGTGTGCATGCCTGGATGACAGGCCGTCGAGGCGGCCAACGATGCTCAAGGTGATGACGATGTTCAAGGAGATCCAGGCAGGGTCAACGGTGGACTCGAAAACCTCGTCGGTGGCCACCGGGCTGAGCGACGATCCAGGTTTTGCGGTCATGGACATGACCCTCAAGGAAGCCAAGGAGGAGAAAGATTAG